GTGAGCATCTCGTTGGTGAAAGCGAAGGGCGTGGACGGGTCAAGGAAGTCGTAGAAGAGCAGGTTGCGAAGGAGCGCGAAATTGACCTGGCGCAGCTGGTAGCGTTCGCCACTGGCGAGCTTCTCGGGGGGGTAATGGAGTTGGTATTCGCCGTCGCGATTTTTGGCGAGGACAAGCATGTTGAGCGCGTGTTGAAGAGCCTGATTGAAGGGGGCGACGTTGGTGTCGGGGAGGTCGCGCATGAGCTTGCGGGCGTCGCGCTGATGGGTGATGTAGAGCTGCGGGTCGTCGGCGATTTTATTGATGGCGTCGCGGATTTGTTGAATGGCAGAGGGTTGGTTTGCAATGGGCTGGTCGAGGGCTTGCTGGACCTTGGTTTGCAGGTTTTGCTGGGCGGTGGCAGCTTGGGTGGCGAATGCGGGATCGCCTTGGAGTTTTCGCCAGGATGCCTGGAGGGGCGCGAGTTCGTCGGCGAGGGTTCCGAAATGGGTGATGAGGGTGGGGTTGAGCTGGTCGCGCAGAAGCTGGATGCTGATGTCGCTGTCTTTGCTGGCAAGCCGTCGGGCGAGGGCGAGCCAGCGCAGATCGGTGGTAGCGGGGAGGGCGAGGTCGGAATTGTTGGCTTGATAGCAGATCTCCTGAAGGCGGCCCGCGCTGTCGTAGAAGCGCTGTTCGTTGGGGAGCATGTAATAGGTGAGCATGGCGGGGGTGGACCAGGCGAATCCGTTGTGGACGAAGAGGCCGATGTCGACGCGATGGGTTTGGAATCCAGGGCGGATTTCCCAGCCGGGATGCCATTGCACGCTGATTTTTGCTTCGCTGCCGTCGGCACTGGGTTCGATTTTGACCTTGTCGGGATCGCCTTGAAGAAGCGCCCAGCGGAACGTGAGTTTGCGTTTGAGGATGTCGGCGGATTGACCGGCACTGAGGGTGATTTCGCGGGTGAGGGCGCTGCCGCGGAAAGTTCGGGCGACGGCGAACGGGGTGGTGCCGAGCACTTCGCTTTGGATGGCGGGGATTTCGAAGAAGTCGCGGTTGGGTTTGGGCGTGGTTTCGCTGATGACGCGCAGAACAGCGAGCGGCGGGACGCGGGCCGGGGACATGTCATGGGCGAGGGTGATCATTTTGTCCTCGTTGATCTGGGTGCCATCGAACACGGGAGGATGGGCTTTGCCGGTGAAATAATCCTCTTCGATCTGCACGGTTTGATTGCTGCGCCGGAAGATGTTTTGAAGGGTGGGAATGAGGAGTTTGTTGTTGATGAGCCCCTGCTGGGTTTCTTTGGGAAGGGCGGCGGCGGTGCTGAAGAAGGCCTGCATGAAGGGGAGGTCGGAGAAGGAGGAGCCTTGCGAGATGAGCACGAAGGGAATGTTGGTGGGGTAGAGGTCGCCCCAGCCGCCGCGACCGTTGTAGCCGGGGTCGTAATCCTGGTGTTCGGGATAGAAGTAGAGGTTGTTGTTGAGGTATTGGCTGGCGAGGAAGTTGAGGCCGTCTTTGTTGGACATGTAGAGCCGCGGGAGGGATCCGCCTTTGTCGGCGGGGGCGGACATGGAGCAGTTGCCGAGCACGGGTTCGCGTCGGATCATGTTGGCGGGGCCGACGTTTTTTTTCTGCGCCCATTCTTCTTCGGTGGGTTGGACGATGGTGAGTTGTGGATAGTTTTTGGCTTCAAAGATGGAGTGGCCGCCGTCGCGATTTTCGTAACTGAGGGCGTGGAGTCCGGCCGAGTCACCGTTGGCAAACCAGGTGTTGAGTTTTTGGCCGATGGCGTCAGTTCGGGTGGTGATTTGCGCGGTGACGTTGGTGGCGGCAACGACCAGGAAAAGGACGGAGAGGAAAAAAGAGAGGACGGCGCGCATGAGATTGGCGGGTCTGACGTTGGCAACGGGGAAGCGCCAGAATACTTGGTTGCGGGATGGGGTCAATGAAAGGGTAAGGGATCAGACCGGAAGACGGCACCTTTGTTGCCATTTTCACAAGGGTTTGCTTGCGATGGCGGGAAACAACGGTAGACGCAGGGGAATTCGTTTAACGCTAGAGTTTTGTTTTTTCCATGGCTATTCCTGTATTGATCAATCCCGCAGCCAACAGCACGAAGGCGGCGGGTCAGGTGGAACGTGTTCGAAGATTGTCGCCCGCAGCGGAGGTGTTGATGACGGAGGGCGTGGGTTCCGCGACGCGGATGGCGCTGGATTTGGCGCAGCAAGGGCATCGTCTGGTGGTGGCGGCCGGGGGCGATGGCACGGTGAATGAAGTCATCAACGGCTTGGCGGCGTTCAATGCAAAGGAACCTGATGCGGAGAAGCAGGTGAAGATCGGCATTCTACCGGTCGGGACGATGAACGTGATGGCTTTTGAGCTGGGACTGCCGGGGCGTGACCTGGAGGCTTGTTGGAAAGTCATTCAGGAGGGCAAGGTGCGTGAGGTGGATTTGTGGATGGCGAATGACCAGTATTTTGCTCAACTTGCCGGGGTGGGTCTGGATGCGGAGATCGTGCAGCAGACGCCGTGGGAGATGAAGCGCAAGTTTGGTCCGTTGAGTTATGTGATGACGGCGGCACGCGTGCTGGGTCAGGAGGCGCCTTTGTTGTCAGTGGAGATTGAGGGACGACCGCCGTTGTTTGGATCGATCGTTTTGGTGGGCAATGGCCGGCATTATGGGGGGCCGGTGCCGGTGTTTCGGCAGGCGAACAATGCCGATGGTTTGCTCGACATTGTGATTTTTCACAAACGCCGCCCGCTGGAGGTGTTTCAGTTTCTGAGCGCCATGGCGTTTGACGGGTATGAAGCTTGTGAAGACCTGGATTATTTGCAGGCGCGTGAGTTCCGGGTGCTATCGCAGCAGAAGCAAGAGGTGCCCTATGAGCTGGATGGAGAGCTGGGCAAAACGACGCCCGTAGTTTTCAAGCCGGCAGGGTTTCCGCTTCGGGTGGTGGTGTGAGTTAGGATGGATCGATGCGGTCTTCGCGCTCCAGGCGAAAGACGAAACAATCATCCTGTCCGAACTGGCGTCGCTCGACAAATTGGAAGCCGAAGCGTTCGTAAAAGCGATGGGCACGGGTGTTGTTGGCGAGAGGGTCAATGAGAATGGCAGTGACGGATGGGTCGGCGAAACAACGGGCGATGGCGGCGTTCATCATTTGGGTGCCATAACCTTGATTGAGATGGGTGGCTTCGCCGATCCAGATGTCGATGGCACGCAGGTTGGGCGCGGCATCGCCCCAGTAGTGCGAGTCTTCAAGAGCGGGGTCGATGATCTGGATGAAGCCAATCGGTTTGCCGTCGATCTCGGCGATGAGTTGTTCGCGCCAGGTGGGGTTGCGTTTCAATTCCGTTTCCCAGCCCCAGTCATCATGGGGATCGGCGTTGATGACATGGTCCTGGGTGTCCAGTGATTGAGCAGGTCGAGGTCAGCAATGGTGGCGGGTCGGAGATGCATGCCTTTTTATGGGAAGGATAGAACAACGCTGGAAAGTCTCGAAATTTTTCGATGCCCATTCAGTGTCATCGTTTGGGTTCATCAACCTATTCAACACACGGCGGAACCCAAATGACGCTGCTCCCTTCATTCCCGCTGACCTTCAGCACAAGGTTGATCTTAAGGACCTAGTGACTTATGGCGCGGCGGATTTGATCGAAGAAGTCGGAGTCGAGAGAATGGGGCAACAGCCAGGCAGCCACCATGCATCCAGAAGCGGTAACATATAACAGACCAATGATCCCCCATTTTTCAAACAAATGGTTGATGAGCAGGCGTGGTTTTGCGGAGGAATTGAAATGGACTTTTATGCGCTGGCCAACGGCAAAAGCCGGAGGCGACGACGCAAAAGTGCTACGCATCGTTTCCTCCGTTCCATCTGGAAGGGATACTTTGACCCACGCATAGACAGGATCTTCGTCTGAGGATTCAAGTTCGATCACCTCGCCTTCAACTACTTCTGATGTGCGCAAATGGAGGATTCTCGCACGATGTTTGTGGATAGCGATCACAAGGGTTGCGATGCCGATGATGGGCGAAAGGCGAAGACTCCACTCCATCAGGACGGCCAACCAATTCAGGATCAGACCGATCCATTCAAACAAAAAGTCCATGACATATTACTCAATCATGGAGCGCGCAATTTTGCACAGGTTTTCTTGGAATCGGTATATAAAACGCCGGACAAATTGAAGCCCTGTTTAGTATTTGGCATTTGTCCATTTCTGCACATTTTTCCTGAACACCTTTTTTCCAGAGGAACCCGAAAGGAACCCCTATGCTACTGGCTTCGCGCTTCTTCTATCATCAAACGCGCAAACATCTCGGCGTGGGGTTTGGGTCGCAAGACAGGAAGACCAATCACCACCGGGAAGCTGGCCAACTTCGGCGTAAATGGCATTACGACCAGTGTCTGCGGCAGGATACCGACGATGCCCTCGACTAAAATGGCGGCGGCATTTTGAGCTTCCAATTCGACGAAAAGAGTGGAAAAGCTATCGTTCACCAATGAAACAAATCGTGGCGTGATTCCAAAGGGTTTAAGCAGCTCACGGGCGCTCGTGACATATTCGGGAGAATTGTCCTTCGCCAGACCAATCAGTGGTAAACCATCCAGTCGCGCGACAGGGATTCGTTTCAGCTTCGCTAACGGGTGCCGCGCCGTCAGGACCAGCACCGGCTGCCAGCGATGTAGCTCGGTCCATTGAAATCCCGGAATCCCCTTCGCGACGGAAATTCGAGGAGTGATCACAAGGTCGAGCCGTCCCTCGCCAGCCATTTCATTGATCTCCCGCGATGACAGATCCGACAACTCGATGCGCACGCGTGGCGCGGCTGCCTGGAATTTTGCCAGCACAGTGGCAATGATGCCCGTGGTGATCGAAGAGGAGTAGCCCACACGCAAAATCTCTTTGCCCGTTTCCCCACGCACACGGCGAACTGCGTCGTCCGCGCGAGCGAGCACTTCCCGCGCTTCTTCATAAAACAGCTCACCCGCTTCCGTGAGCTTTACCGAGTTGGATCCGCGCACAAGGAGGGTTACACCCAGTTCATCTTCGAGATCCTTCACCTGCCTGCTGAGCGGTGGTTGGGTGAGGTGCAGAATCTCCGCCGCACGATTGAACGATCCATGGGAAGCGACAGCGACAAAGTAGCGCAGGTGGCGAAGGTCCATGGGCAAAAGGTAGCTCAACCTAAAAGGATGAGCGAGCCAAGAAACAAGGCATTGGGCGGTTTCCCGTTGATGTCTTATCCTCAACCTGTGCATCCGGAGCATCTAACTCGGGTGAGTATCCCACTGTCCGGAGGCACCCGAAATCACCACCCGCCATCCAAAAGGAAACACGATCATGAATAACAACAAGACCGGCATCAAAGCCCTCCTCCGCCCCGAAGACAGCATCCTTGTGTTGATCGATCATCAGCCCTACCAGTTCACCAACCTGAACAGCCACGAGCCGACCATGATCATCAACAATGTCATTGGCCTCGCCAAGTCCGCGAAGGTTTTCGAAGTCCCCACCATTCTCACCACCGTGATTGAGGAGCGCGGCGGTTATCTCATCAAGGGACTGCAGGATGTTTTCCCCGAGCAAAAGCCGATTGACCGCACTTTCATCAACACCTGGGAAGATCCGAAGGTCACAGATCTGGTGAAGAAGAGCGGGCGCAAGCAGCTCGTTCTCGCCGCGCTGTGGACCGAGGTCTGCCTCGCGATGCCGGCGATCCAGGCGCTCGGCGAAGGCTACGACGTTTTTATTGTCACCGACGCCTCGGGCGGCGTCAGCGCGGAAGCCCATGACATGGCCGTGCGCCGCATGGTTCAGGCCGGTGCGGTGCCGATCACATGGATGGCCGTGGCCGCTGAATGGCAGCGCGATTGGGCGCGCGAGAATACCGCCGCCGGACTTTCCAATGTCCTCCTTGAGCATGGCGGTGGCAGCGGGGTCGCCCTCGCCTGGGAAATTCAGCTCCTGGCCAGCGCCCAACAGGCAAGCAAGTGAATTGAAGGGTCGATGGAATGGCGAACCCGGTTCACGAGCATCTGGCATCAAGAGTGATGGAGGCGAACCTAACTCGCGCCTTGTTCAGCGAACAGGACGTGGGTTGACGCCTTATCAATTCGCACACTCGTTCATGAGTCTGTTTCTGTGATTCAGGGCAAAATACGAAGGGCATCTTTGCCTAACAAAGCTGTCACGCTTTTGCAAACTTCTCTGAATTCACTCCCCATTCCCTGAATCGTGGCCATGGCGCGGAGAAGTCCACGAACTTAAGCTGTTGAGGCGATCCCAAAAAATCAACGGTAGGGATGCGCTGTGTCGCGTCCCAAAATAAGTGGGCGGAGGAGGTGCGGAGCTTTGTAGTTTTGATGGGCATCGACCGTCGAAGGTCACTTCCGTCCCACCGCCTCCGTCCGTCCCCTGACAAATGGGAAACGACACAGCGCGTCCCTACCGTTGAAGGTGAAAGTGAGGATGATGTGGGCGGCAGGTGAAGATCGACAAATTGTCAATTTTTTGCACACTGACGTCATTTTTCTCGTCATTTTTCTCCAAATTGTCAATTTTTTGCACACTGACGTCATTTTTCTCACGGTCAAGGTAGCAATCGATGGCGTCAAAGCTGATGGCACTCTAATTGAGGCCAAGGGAAGTTACACTGACCAGTTCAAATACGGTTTCAAGAATGCAATGGACGGGCTAATCATCCAGGCTAGAAAGCAGATTATGGTAGCTGAATCAGCTGGCGTTAGGCTTGAATATCATTGGAAGAATGCATCAGAAGCGGATTCTTTTAGAGAATTATTGATAGAGAATGGTATAGACCCTTCTAAGATTGACATCATTCACACGCCAGCGGAATGGAAGTTTATGTCTAATATTTACATCGGGGTCTATTGGGGTAGTCGCCTCGAAACCGACGAAGCTATCGCTGCTAAAATTAAAAATGTGTTAACTGGTGTGGCCAGTATTAACCCACGCATTCACCAGTGGTTTGAATTGGATACACACAAGGGTAAACCGCCAATTCCTCTTGCCGTCGATATCGAAAACCTTCAGCGTATTTTACGTAAGAGGAGAGGAGGCAATGATTGCAAGGGTATCCAAGAAACGTTTAAATCAGATATTCAGTGGAATAAGAGCATCTCTGTTTCATTTGCTATGGGTCATCATAATGTGAGCGCAGGTCCTAATTCATGTGTTGTCAAGGCAAACGGCCAACGTGAAATTGTCGAGCCTCTATCCATGGAAGGACTTTGGGATGTTCTAAAATTATTAGTTGCTGTGATGTCGCCAGACGACGGTTTTGTTCAAGACCGGATATTCATTAATTCAATCGAGCATCTACGAAATAAACTTGCGTTTTTTGGATGGATTACATATAAGAAAGATATAGACTGCATCAAGCCACTACTGGGAAACGATCTCTCCCTGAGTGAGGGGAACTATCTTTTATTGGGTTGTGGACTTCCGCCCAAATCATGCGATGGGATGGATATTAATTTTCTGATGAAATTTCACGATGCCATGGCCCGTCGTGATTAGACACCGCCTCCAAGTTTCATTGAAAAAGTGATTGATTTGCCAGTTTCATAGTTTCAAAATTGATATCATGCATACATTTATAGAATAAACTGATGGCTAATATCTACACAACAGTAGTATGGTCTGCAAGGATGGAGACAGACGAAGAAATTGCTCTGAGTGTAAGGAAGACATTTGATGGGCTATATCATCTTAACCATGATCTGGATAAATGGTTCTCAAAAGAACGCCCAAAGAAGGGAGAAAAAATTAAGCCTCGAAGCCTCGAAGTGGAGTTTTTGAAAGACATTATTTCGAAAGATCGCGCGGAACTTAAATTCATAACTGAAGAATATGCAGAACCCCTTGAGAACCGCGGTGTCAATGTGGGTTTCAAATCAAATATTGACTGGCAAAAAAGTGTGGGCGTTAGCTTCAACATGGGATACACACAAGGCGCTATCTGCAATTCATGCACCATTGACTCTAGAGGAGATAATCATATTGTTGAACCGCTAAACATGGAGCATTTGTTCGCCGTTCTAAAGTTGATGGTTGAGGTGTTAGGGCCGGATTACGGTTTTGTGCAGGGTTCTTCATTTCGGGATTCCATCAAGCCTAAACCCAACTTTAACATTAATTTTGGATGGCTTACTTATGTGAAAGACATTAATCGAGTTAAGCATTTGGTTGGTGATAACTTGTCGTTGCTCGATGAATACTATCTATCTTTAGGACCAGGCTTGCCACCTAAATCATGCGAAGGCATGGATTTGGATTTTTTGATGGAGCTGAACTCTGCCATGGATCACCGCAAGTAATTACCAATCGATAAAACCAATAAAATTTTAGTTAACTTTTTTCCTGTTTGAATTTAGAATGGTTTGTCTGTCCCTTTATTGTATCCCGAACGGTGTCCAATTTTGGGAACGATTTTTCCTGCCAACCGGGGGTTTTTGAGGACTCTTGAAGGCGCAGGCGGGTCGCTGCATCAGGGATTCAAAACACTCCAACTAACTGAGGCGATGCCGTGCAGCACACTTAGTTGATGTTATCACTTGACGGTGTGGCAAGGAGGCCAAATTTTTTTATGCCCACTACCGCTACTCTCGCCAACGCCTTCTTTGCGCCACTTCATCTCGCTCTTCAGGCAAGCTCGTCCTCTCGTAGCTGCCCGTCACTTTCCGATCAAGACTGGCTCAGCATTGGCACTTTGCGCGTTCTCCAGGATCATCCCTCAGGTAGAGCTTTTCTTCTCCACCTCGCCTCTTCAAATTCATTGAAACCCATCGCCTCTTCCCTCTTCTTCGCCGGTCTGGCAAGCCGCCGTCGCGGCCTCCTCTGCGCTGAAGTTAACACTCACTTATGTTCCATTCTTGCACGTCAACTGCCTGATGAGCTGGCAGATTGCCCCTCGCTGGCTGGTTTCGATATTTATGCCGGGGATGGTCATTACCATGCCGCCGCCTGCCATGACATTACTGATGCGAAGAGCCAGAACCGACGAGCGGTGGGACATTTTTTTACGCTCAACCTGCGCAGCCATGCCCTGAGTTACCTCACCGGAGCAGATGCCGTCGGCCGCAAGCGTGAACATGACATGCGAGCCCTCAAACGCATGGACAAAGAGACGCTTCGCCACGACGCGCCTAAAGGACGAAATGTGATTTATGTCTGGGACAAAGCAGGTATTGACTTCAGGGCCTGGTATAACTGGAAACAGTCCGCTGGCATCTATTTTATCAGTCGAGAGAAGGATAACATGAAGTTAACGGTGAACGCCGTGCGTCCGTGGGATACCTCGTCCAGCATGAATGCCGGAGTGCAGGCTGATGAGTTGGCGGGCAGCTCCAACGGCGTTCAACTGCGTCGAGTGACTTATCAGGATGCGATGCAGGGAACGACTTACACATTTATCACCAATGAGATGACATTGGAACCCGGCGTGATAGCCCATCTCTACAAGATGCGTTGGGATATTGAGAAAGTCTTTGATGAGCTTAAGAACAAGTTACAGGAACGCAAAGCGTGGGCAAGCAGTGCGGTGGCAAAGGCTATGCAGGCACAGTTCTTGTGCATCACTCATAATCTTCTGATGTTATATGAGCAGCAGGTGGAACAGGAGCATGGCATCACCAATGAAGCGGAGCAGTCGAGGCGTGCAAAGCGGCTGGAGGAGGTGAAATCGAGTTTGCAAAACCGAGGTCTCAGTCTGCCTGCGTTGCAACAAAGCATCCAGCGCTTCACGCAGAGGAGTGTAAAGTTCATTCGTTGGATACGATGTTATCTGTTTTTCACGGGTTGTTATCAACAAGCTCTAAGCCATTTAAGGCGCGTCTATGCTACTCTGTGAAGCTGATTGTTGGACACCGTTCTGTATCCCTTAGAATTTAGAATGGTTTGTCTGTCCCTTTATTGTATCCCTTAGAACGAATCTTGTTAGCCGAACCGAATTAGGGTAGTTCGTCACCCTCTTGAACCGGTCCTTGTGGCACAAGAGACATCGCTTGGAGAAAGGCGTCTCTGGAGGATCCTTTTGCTCGCTCGGCGATAATGTCGTAGGTCTGCAGAGCGGAAAGCTTTTCTGCTACGGCCAAACTGATAAATTGATTGATGGAAATGCCATCGGCTTCCGCTGCGCTTTTAAGATTGCGGTGAAGTGAATCAGGGAGTCTCAAAGGTTGCCCATGGAAGTAGCTCGGAAGATTATTTTTCTTAGCAAATGGGAAGATTATTTTTTTGTCTCTCAACACGTGAAATTTATACAGCAATTATTTTCGCCTGATAATCCGCTCGTCTGGCGGTCGATTTTTGGCGTAGGACGACAGAATCAATTGGAAACGAGAATCTGCATTGTTAGAGAGCTCACAATGGAGTTGGTGTTTAGGTCCGTATATCGCTGCCTCTCCGCATCCAAAACATAAATGGAGCTGGTGCCTTTCTCCACTGGGTGACTCCCATTCAATCAACCAATCAGCATGAAATCCGCCGCAGAGCTTAGGGCCTTGATGCTTTACGAAAGACTGTGGATTGAGGATAAGGGTGTTTAGTATGGAGGCGTCGGTTTTTGAAGGAGTCAGTTTGTCGGCGTAAAAATGGTTCTCTTGGACCTTTCGAACGTTGGCGGTTGTCCGCTGCTGCTCATAGCTGTCAGTCTCCCAAAAGGAGTGAGGAAGGCCTTCGTAAATTTCGATCCGCGTCGATGTCGATTGCGCTTTTCTAAACTCGAGGAGAGCAGCTATCTCGGCCGCTTCGAATACGGGCACCTGGTTTTCGCGATCTTCTGGATGGTAGAACTGCGGAAAAGCAAAATACCAACACACACTCGCGACCAGAAGACCGGCGATGATCCACGTCACTGGGAGATTGCTGCGATTCATGACGGTAAAGCATTTCTAGCAAACCACCGTTGATGTGGAAGGGAAAACTATTTAAGAGTATCAAAGACCTTTTTCTTTGAAGTCCCACATGAGTTTCACTTTTCTTCACACGGCAGACTGGCAATTGGGGAAACCTTTTGCTTCGATGCGGGATGAGGCGAAGCGGCATCGGGTGCAGGAGGAACGGGTGGAGGCGGTGCGGAGATTGGGGAAGGTGGTGCAGGAGACGGGGGCGCGGATGGTGATGGTGGCGGGGGATTTGTTTGATTCTTCGAAAGCGACCAAAGCGACGGTTTCGGCGGCTTGTGCGGCAATTGGATCGCTGAAGGTGCCGGTGGTGGTGATTCCGGGAAATCATGATCATGGCGGGCCGGGGAGCATTTGGGATCAGGCGTTTTTTCTGCGTGAACAACGGGAGCTGGCACCGAATTTAACGGTGCTGTTGAAGGCGGAACCGGTGGTTTTTGAGGAGGTTGGCGTGGTGGTTTTGCCAGCGCCGTTGTTGAGGAGATTTGAGTCGGGTGATCCGACGGGGTGGTTGAGGTCGTTTGATTTTGACGGGATGGAGTTGCCGCGGGTGGTGCTGGCGCATGGGACGGTGCAGGGTTTTGGGTCCGCGCAGCAGCAGGAGGATGAAGAGGAAATGGGAGGATCGGTGGCTAACTGGATTGAGGTGTCGAGATTGCCGTTGGAGGCGCTGGATTATGTGGCGCTGGGGGACTGGCACGGAGCGAAGAAGATTGGCGACAAGGTCTGGTATGCGGGGACGCCGGAGGTGGATCGGTTTCCGCGTGGTGAAGGGAATGATCCGGGGAATGTGTTGAAGGTGACGGTGGCACGTGGGGATCTGCCGGTGGTGGAGAAGGTGGCGACTGCGAAGTTGCAGTGGCGGGAGATGGCGATGGCGTTTTCCGAGGATGCGGGGCTGGATTTGTTGGGGTCGCGGTTGGAAGAGATGGTGGGGACGCGCGGGGCGGAGTTTTTGCTGCGGTTAACGGTGGAAGGGGTGCTGGGGATCGAAGCGGCGGGGAGGCTGGAGCAGATGCTGGAGTCTTGGGAGTCGCGGTTGCTGCGGCTGAAGCTGGAGAACCGGGTAATGATGGCTCCGTCGGAGGAGGAGCTGGAGGGGTTGACGCGACGGGCGGATGATCCGTTGGTGGCGGCGGTGGCGGGTCAGTTGGTGGAGCAACTGGCGGGTGGCGATGAAGTGGCGCGAGTGGCGTTAAGGGAACTGCATGCGGCTTGTGTGGCGGTGCGGGGTTGAGGTGATTTTGACAATATGAGGCTGCTTTCGATCACGGTTAAAAATTATCGGATTCACCAGGAGGTGAAGGTCGATTTTGATGCGGCGCGGACGTTGATCGGCGGGGCGAATGAGTCGGGGAAAAGCACGCTGGTGGAGGCGGCGCACCGGGTGTTGTTTTTGAAGGCGAAGGTAACAGGAAAAGTGTTGCAGGGCATGAAGTCGACACTGCATACGGATCATCCGAAGGTGCTGTTGTCGTTTGAAGCAGGGGGAAAGGTTTGGGAGGTGGAGAAACGGTTCAGCGGGGCGTCGGGTCAGGCGCGGTTGAGTATCTTAGGGGGACAGTCGTGGCATGGGGAGGAGGCGGAGTCGAAGCTGGCGGAGGTGCTGGGGACGGACGGGAGTGTGAGCCGGGAGAAAGATTTATTGATGTTGTGGCCGCATCTTTGGGTGTGGCAGGGTCGGAGTGGGGATGATCCAGCAGATCAGGCGACGGAGCATCGGGATGCGCTGGTGCAGCGATTGCAGAGCGAGGGACTGGCGGCGGTGATGCAGTCGGACTTTGACCAGCGGGTGAAGGATCGGATCGCAGCAGCGTATGAGGAGTTGTTTACGGCGACTGGCAAGGCGAAAGCGGGGTCGAAGCCGGAGGTGGCGAGGTTGCGATTGG
The Phragmitibacter flavus genome window above contains:
- a CDS encoding toxin-antitoxin system HicB family antitoxin, producing the protein MLRDKKIIFPFAKKNNLPSYFHGQPLRLPDSLHRNLKSAAEADGISINQFISLAVAEKLSALQTYDIIAERAKGSSRDAFLQAMSLVPQGPVQEGDELP
- a CDS encoding LysR family transcriptional regulator gives rise to the protein MDLRHLRYFVAVASHGSFNRAAEILHLTQPPLSRQVKDLEDELGVTLLVRGSNSVKLTEAGELFYEEAREVLARADDAVRRVRGETGKEILRVGYSSSITTGIIATVLAKFQAAAPRVRIELSDLSSREINEMAGEGRLDLVITPRISVAKGIPGFQWTELHRWQPVLVLTARHPLAKLKRIPVARLDGLPLIGLAKDNSPEYVTSARELLKPFGITPRFVSLVNDSFSTLFVELEAQNAAAILVEGIVGILPQTLVVMPFTPKLASFPVVIGLPVLRPKPHAEMFARLMIEEARSQ
- a CDS encoding Imm52 family immunity protein, yielding MANIYTTVVWSARMETDEEIALSVRKTFDGLYHLNHDLDKWFSKERPKKGEKIKPRSLEVEFLKDIISKDRAELKFITEEYAEPLENRGVNVGFKSNIDWQKSVGVSFNMGYTQGAICNSCTIDSRGDNHIVEPLNMEHLFAVLKLMVEVLGPDYGFVQGSSFRDSIKPKPNFNINFGWLTYVKDINRVKHLVGDNLSLLDEYYLSLGPGLPPKSCEGMDLDFLMELNSAMDHRK
- a CDS encoding metallophosphoesterase family protein, which gives rise to MSFTFLHTADWQLGKPFASMRDEAKRHRVQEERVEAVRRLGKVVQETGARMVMVAGDLFDSSKATKATVSAACAAIGSLKVPVVVIPGNHDHGGPGSIWDQAFFLREQRELAPNLTVLLKAEPVVFEEVGVVVLPAPLLRRFESGDPTGWLRSFDFDGMELPRVVLAHGTVQGFGSAQQQEDEEEMGGSVANWIEVSRLPLEALDYVALGDWHGAKKIGDKVWYAGTPEVDRFPRGEGNDPGNVLKVTVARGDLPVVEKVATAKLQWREMAMAFSEDAGLDLLGSRLEEMVGTRGAEFLLRLTVEGVLGIEAAGRLEQMLESWESRLLRLKLENRVMMAPSEEELEGLTRRADDPLVAAVAGQLVEQLAGGDEVARVALRELHAACVAVRG
- a CDS encoding diacylglycerol/lipid kinase family protein translates to MAIPVLINPAANSTKAAGQVERVRRLSPAAEVLMTEGVGSATRMALDLAQQGHRLVVAAGGDGTVNEVINGLAAFNAKEPDAEKQVKIGILPVGTMNVMAFELGLPGRDLEACWKVIQEGKVREVDLWMANDQYFAQLAGVGLDAEIVQQTPWEMKRKFGPLSYVMTAARVLGQEAPLLSVEIEGRPPLFGSIVLVGNGRHYGGPVPVFRQANNADGLLDIVIFHKRRPLEVFQFLSAMAFDGYEACEDLDYLQAREFRVLSQQKQEVPYELDGELGKTTPVVFKPAGFPLRVVV
- a CDS encoding Imm52 family immunity protein, translating into MMWAAGEDRQIVNFLHTDVIFLVIFLQIVNFLHTDVIFLTVKVAIDGVKADGTLIEAKGSYTDQFKYGFKNAMDGLIIQARKQIMVAESAGVRLEYHWKNASEADSFRELLIENGIDPSKIDIIHTPAEWKFMSNIYIGVYWGSRLETDEAIAAKIKNVLTGVASINPRIHQWFELDTHKGKPPIPLAVDIENLQRILRKRRGGNDCKGIQETFKSDIQWNKSISVSFAMGHHNVSAGPNSCVVKANGQREIVEPLSMEGLWDVLKLLVAVMSPDDGFVQDRIFINSIEHLRNKLAFFGWITYKKDIDCIKPLLGNDLSLSEGNYLLLGCGLPPKSCDGMDINFLMKFHDAMARRD
- a CDS encoding hydrolase is translated as MNNNKTGIKALLRPEDSILVLIDHQPYQFTNLNSHEPTMIINNVIGLAKSAKVFEVPTILTTVIEERGGYLIKGLQDVFPEQKPIDRTFINTWEDPKVTDLVKKSGRKQLVLAALWTEVCLAMPAIQALGEGYDVFIVTDASGGVSAEAHDMAVRRMVQAGAVPITWMAVAAEWQRDWARENTAAGLSNVLLEHGGGSGVALAWEIQLLASAQQASK
- a CDS encoding transposase, whose amino-acid sequence is MPTTATLANAFFAPLHLALQASSSSRSCPSLSDQDWLSIGTLRVLQDHPSGRAFLLHLASSNSLKPIASSLFFAGLASRRRGLLCAEVNTHLCSILARQLPDELADCPSLAGFDIYAGDGHYHAAACHDITDAKSQNRRAVGHFFTLNLRSHALSYLTGADAVGRKREHDMRALKRMDKETLRHDAPKGRNVIYVWDKAGIDFRAWYNWKQSAGIYFISREKDNMKLTVNAVRPWDTSSSMNAGVQADELAGSSNGVQLRRVTYQDAMQGTTYTFITNEMTLEPGVIAHLYKMRWDIEKVFDELKNKLQERKAWASSAVAKAMQAQFLCITHNLLMLYEQQVEQEHGITNEAEQSRRAKRLEEVKSSLQNRGLSLPALQQSIQRFTQRSVKFIRWIRCYLFFTGCYQQALSHLRRVYATL
- a CDS encoding DUF3592 domain-containing protein; translation: MDFLFEWIGLILNWLAVLMEWSLRLSPIIGIATLVIAIHKHRARILHLRTSEVVEGEVIELESSDEDPVYAWVKVSLPDGTEETMRSTFASSPPAFAVGQRIKVHFNSSAKPRLLINHLFEKWGIIGLLYVTASGCMVAAWLLPHSLDSDFFDQIRRAISH